In the Aristaeella hokkaidonensis genome, GGGACCATAGGGATCGTCAACCCTGAAGGGTTGATCCCCGGTGCCGGGGAAGACGTAATCCGTTGAGATGAAGACCAGCTTTGCGCCGACGCTCAGGGCGGCACGGACGATATTGACGGTGCCCATGCCGTTGACGGCCGCACAGATTTCCGGCTGTGATTCCGCCTTGTCCACACCGGTATAGGCAGCGCAGTGGACAATGGCGGTGGGACGGTAGCTTTGAACATAGTCTTTGACGGCCTGACCGTCTGTCAGGTCAAAGTCCTGCATGTCGACACCGCGGCATTCAATGCCCCGGGCTTCCAGCTGGCGTACGGTATCCCAGCCCAGCTGACCAGCGTATCCGGTTACAAGAACCTTCATTCCAGGCACCCCCATATTCAATTCAGAATTCATAATTCAGAATTCAGAATTAAAGGATTGATTTACTTTATTGTATTGAGTTTACCACATAGTCACTCAGGATGACAAATCAGCGGTAACGGGATGTTGTAATTATATAACATTACAGGTTTTTTCGGCAAGAAGTCAGGGAAAAGAAAAAGCCCGCAGTGAAGCTGACGCTTCCGCAGGCTTGATTGTCATCGAATGTTCATCCCACGAACTCGTGGTAGATGGCGTGGATGGTGGCTTCGAAGTCATTGTCGTTAACGCCAACGATGATGCTCAACTCGCTGGAGCCCTGGTCGATCATCCGTACGTTGATGCGGGCGCGGCTCATGGCGGAGAAGAGACGGGCGGCAGTACCGCAGTTATGCACCATGCCGCGGCCGACAGTGGCAATGATGGACATGTTGTCGCTGACAGAGACGCTGCCGCTGCCGTTGACCAAGGCTTCGATCTCCCTGAGGATATCGGCGCGATGAGGCTCCAGGGTGGCACTGTTCACCACGACGCACATGCTGTCGATACCGGTGGGCATATGTTCAAAAGATACGCCGTAGTTTTCGAGCACCTGCAGCACCTTGCGGCCGAAACCGACTTCGCTGTTCATCATGCTCTTTTCAATGGAGATGACGCTGTATCCCTTGTGACCGGCGATACCGGTGATGGTGGGAACAGAAATCTCGTTGGGAGCGTTCTTGCTGATCATGGTGCCGGGATGATACGGCTTGTTGGTATTACGGATGTTGGTGGGGATGCCGGCCTTGTGCACCGGGAACATCGCGTCCTCATGCAGGACGGAAGCTCCCATGTGGCTCAGCTCCCGCAGTTCCTTATAGGTGATGGAGGAGATTTCCGCCGGGTTTTCGATGATCCGGGGATCCGCCATCAGGAAACCGGAAACGTCGGTCCAGTTTTCATACACATCGGCATTCACCGCACGGGCCACCAGGGCACCGGTGATATCGCTGCCGCTGCGGGAGAAGGTGCAGACTTCACCGTTTGCCTTGGAACCGTAGAATCCGGGCACAACAGCAGGCTCGCCGTCCGCAAGGAGGGCAGAGAGCTTTTCCTGGGTCTTTTCATCATCCAGGGTGCCGTTATCGTTGAAGAAAATTCCGTCAATGGGATCCACAAAGCGCCATCCCAGATAGTCAGCCATGAGGATGCCGCAGAGGTATTCGCCGCGGCTGGCGCACCAGTCCTTGCCCTTGCCGGAGGAGATTCCCTGCTCCACTTCATCCAGTTTGGAGTTGATATCCACTTTCAGGTGCAGAGCGCGGGCGATGGACAGATAGCGATCCCGGATACGGGAAAAAGGCTCCGCGATGGATTTGCCTTCGCAGGCAAGGTCATAGCACTGATACAGCAGATCAGTGACTTTATCGTCTTCCTTGAAGCGTTTGCCGGGAGCGCTGGGGACCAGGTAGCGACGGGTGGGTTCCAGCTCCAGAATGCTGCGAACCTTACGGAACTGTTCATCATTGGCCAGCGAGCTGCCGCCGAATTTTGTCACGATACATTCAAGCACAGGGCAAACCTCCAAATACTAATTCAGAATTCAGAATTCAGAATTCAGAATGATCCGCTGCGGCGGAAAGTTTCCTGACACATACGCTCAGGATAACGAATACTTCCCAGGGATCATAGTGAATACCGACACGGATTTAAACAAAATCCTTTTAAACGTGGAATTCGGAATTCAATACTATTGGCTGTTATGAAAAGAGCTGAACGTCAAAAAACGTTCGCCTGATCGCAACAGACCAACGTATATATTACTGCCGAAAGGGCTTATATGTCAATCATTTTCGGGCTGTGACGGTCAGACCGAAAATCTTTTCCGCACCGCCGGATCGCAGAGCTTCTGCACAGCGGCAGAGAGTGGTGCCCGTGGTGCGCACATCGTCCACGATGAGCACCGGAAAAGAGATCTTTTCCTTAGGGGTGAAAGCGCCTGCCAGATTGGCGGCGCGCTCTTTCTCATTCAGTCCTACCTGGCGCTTTTCCCGGCGGTCCCGACGAAGCAGCAGCTGCCTGCAGGGCAGGGACAGCTTTTCCGCGAAGGCTTCCGCCAGCAGGCGGCCGTGGTCGACAGCCCGCTCCCGGCGGCGGGATTCCGGCATAGTGACCCAGGTGACAACCGTGTCCGGTGGGAAGACAACGTCGTCCGGCAAGGGAAGCAGCAGGCTTGCAAGGATACGGGCGGCACGTGCTTCCGCACCGTATTTGAGCCGGATGACCAGTTCCCGGGGGACGCCTTCGTGTGGACGGAGCGACCAGGCTGGAAGATCCGGATCCGGATCGGAACGTTCCCAGGCAAAAAAGAAGCCGTCATGCTCCAGGGATTCACGGCAGGAAGCACAAAGACCGTCCCTGTCTGTTACCCTGCCGCAGACACAGCAGAGGGCATCCTCGGGCCAGATGACGTCTTTTCCCCAGCGGGCAAGGGCTTTTTCAAGCGGCCCCCACTTGCCGAACAGCCAGGTTTCAAAAGGACGGGGACTCATTGTACGAGCTCCCGGGTTTCGATCAGCCGGCGGGCCAGGGTGGTATAGCGGCGGATCACATGATCGTTTTCCACCATGCGGCGGATGACGGCCTCAGCGCCGACCAGCACCACAAGGCTGCGGGCCCTGGTCAGGGCGGTGTAGAGCAGGTTGCGGGTGAGCAGCATGGGCGGTCCGGGCGTCACGGGCATGACGACAACCGGGAATTCACTGCCCTGGGATTTATGTACGCTGAGGCAGTAAGCGGGCTCCAGGTCTTCCAGGTCTCCGGATTCATAGGTAGCTTCCCGCTCTTCGTCAAAGCGGACGGTAAGCATATGGTTTTCCGGATCCACGTCGATGATGAAGCCGATATCGCCGTTGAATACGCCGGCGCCGTCCTCAATGCCGGCGGAGGTTTCCCGGCGCCAGGGAAGACGGTAATCATTCCGGGTCTGGATGACCTTGTCCCCCAGACGGAAGATGGTTTCGCCCCATTGCAGCTGCGGCTTATCCGCGGCGGGCGGGTTGAGCATTTCCTGCAGACGGAGGTTGAGGCTGTTCACACCGCATTCTCCTTTGCGGGAGGGGGCAAGAACCTGGATATTCCGGACGGAAAGAGCAAGACGTTCCTCTTCCGGATAATGCAGATAACCGGGAAGCCGGGAAGTGACCAGCGCAGTGATGCTCTGGGCTGCGTCGGCCAGGGCGGTTTTACGCTCAAAGAAGAAATCGGTGCCTTTACCGTTAAGCACGGGCATCTGTCCGCTGTTGATCAGGTGGGCGTTTACGACAATCTGGCTTTCACCGCTCTGGCGGTAGATTTCCGTAAGGCGGACGCAGGGAACCTCACCGCTGTCGAGGATATCGCCGAGCACGTTGCCTGGGCCGACGCTGGGCAGCTGATCTGCATCACCGACGAGGATCAGACGGGTGCCGGGACGGATGGCCTTCAGCAGGGCGCGCATCAGGACCAGATCAATCATGGAGGTTTCATCTGCTATGACGCAGTCCGCCTCCAGAGGGTTGTCATCCGTGCGGGTGAAGGCACCCTGCTCACCGCCGTATTCCAGCAGGCGGTGAATGGTACGCGCCTCGGCGCCGGTGGCCTCGCTCATCCGCTTGGCAGCGCGGCCAGTGGGGGCGCACAGGACGGTTTCGTTATCCTTCGAGAGCAGCTCCAGAATGCAGTTGATGATGGTGGTTTTGCCGGTGCCGGGACCGCCGGTGATCACGAAGACGCCGTTTTCCAGCGCGCCGGCGATGGCCTGGCGCTGGGTGGGGGAAAAGGTGATGTTCCGGCGCTTTTCAAAGGACGATATAGCCCGGGAAATGCCGGCATATTTATCCGGAGCAATGGCAGTCATCAGACGGCGGATCATGAGGGCAACTTCCTGCTCCGCGTACCGGTAATAAGGCAGGTAAACCCGGCGGCATTCCTCAGCTTCATCTGTTTCGGAATGAAGGGCACCGGAAACCAGCAAGCTGCGCAGTGCCTGCTGACAAAGAGTGAGCGGCACATTGAGCAGAGAGGCAGAAGCGGAACAGAGTTCTGCCTCCGGCAGGTAAACATGACCTGAAGCAGCGGCGGCATCCCGCAGGATATAGGTCATGGCGGATTTGACGCGGTTTTCGCTGTCGGGTGGGATGCCCAGGGATAGTCCGATACGGTCCGCAGTTTTGAAACCTACGCCTTCGAGATCATCGCACAGGCGGTAAGGGTTTTCCCGGACGATTTCCGGGGTGCGGTCGCCGTAATGCCGGCTGATCCGGATAGCCAGGGCGGGAGAAATGCCGTAGGACTGGAGGAAAACCATAGCACGCCGGGTGCTCTGCTGCTCCCGGAAGCTTTCCGCAATCATGATGGCCCGCTTTTTGCCGATGCCGCGGACTTCGCTCAGACGCTCCGGATGCTCGGAGAGGATCACAAGGGTTTCCTCCCCAAAGGCTTCAACAATAAGCTGGGCAGTGGACGGACCCACGCCGTGGATCAGGCCGCTGCCGAGGAACCGCTCAATACCCAGAAGGGTTGTGGGCGTTTTCAATTCGCAGGAGATACAGTGAAACTGGCGGCCGTAGGTACGGTGTTCTATCCAATCACCTGAAAAAACAGCCTGTTCACCGGGGCTCAGCTCCGGCAGGGAGCCGACCACGGTGATCTCTGACCGGCCAGAACGGACGGTCAGTACGGACCAGCCATTTTCCTCATTCCGGAAAACGGTCCCCTGGATGGTCGCCTCAAGCTGTTCCATACGTCACCCCAAAAGAATTTATAATTCACAAATCATAATTATATATTTTACCCAAACGACTTATGGTTGTTTGGGAACACACAGCGTGTGTGTACCGTTGTTTCAAGGAGGGCTGTTTTTCGAAACATCCAGCCTCTGTTCAGGGAAGCCCTGAAGGTTATGAAACAGATAATTCTGAATTCTGATTTCTGAATCCTGAATTGTCATATCGCCTGATTCTACCATACAAAACTTCTATTGTCATCAGAGTCGGGGTTTGATATAATAATTCGAAAGATGGTTCAATTCTAAGGAACGAGGAGTGGCGTATATGGATCTGATGAAAACCCTGCTGATCTACATGTCGGCGACAATGGCGCTGGCTGTGAATAGTACGGCTGCTCCGAAGGAAACGCCCGTCCCCACTCCTGCTGCGACCGCAATTGTGGAGACAGTGGATACACAGGCAGAAAATCCCGAAAAGGTTCCCGCAGTGGCAGTGACGAACGCTGCAAAACCTACGGCGCAGATTACTCCGGCACCGGTACCCACCATCACGCCGAACGTGAAGGCTTATCATAACCTGACAATGGGAACCAAGGGCAAGGAAGTAAAGAAACTGCAGGAAAAGCTGATTGAAAAAGGATATCTGCCTGAGGGAAGTGCGGACGGCGCCTACGGACGGCAAACCTATAATGCAGTCAAGAAATTCCAATACTACAACGGGTTGAAGGCTGACGGTATCGCCGGCAGAGCCACGC is a window encoding:
- a CDS encoding aspartate kinase, whose translation is MLECIVTKFGGSSLANDEQFRKVRSILELEPTRRYLVPSAPGKRFKEDDKVTDLLYQCYDLACEGKSIAEPFSRIRDRYLSIARALHLKVDINSKLDEVEQGISSGKGKDWCASRGEYLCGILMADYLGWRFVDPIDGIFFNDNGTLDDEKTQEKLSALLADGEPAVVPGFYGSKANGEVCTFSRSGSDITGALVARAVNADVYENWTDVSGFLMADPRIIENPAEISSITYKELRELSHMGASVLHEDAMFPVHKAGIPTNIRNTNKPYHPGTMISKNAPNEISVPTITGIAGHKGYSVISIEKSMMNSEVGFGRKVLQVLENYGVSFEHMPTGIDSMCVVVNSATLEPHRADILREIEALVNGSGSVSVSDNMSIIATVGRGMVHNCGTAARLFSAMSRARINVRMIDQGSSELSIIVGVNDNDFEATIHAIYHEFVG
- a CDS encoding ComF family protein, translating into MSPRPFETWLFGKWGPLEKALARWGKDVIWPEDALCCVCGRVTDRDGLCASCRESLEHDGFFFAWERSDPDPDLPAWSLRPHEGVPRELVIRLKYGAEARAARILASLLLPLPDDVVFPPDTVVTWVTMPESRRRERAVDHGRLLAEAFAEKLSLPCRQLLLRRDRREKRQVGLNEKERAANLAGAFTPKEKISFPVLIVDDVRTTGTTLCRCAEALRSGGAEKIFGLTVTARK
- the recD2 gene encoding SF1B family DNA helicase RecD2 encodes the protein MEQLEATIQGTVFRNEENGWSVLTVRSGRSEITVVGSLPELSPGEQAVFSGDWIEHRTYGRQFHCISCELKTPTTLLGIERFLGSGLIHGVGPSTAQLIVEAFGEETLVILSEHPERLSEVRGIGKKRAIMIAESFREQQSTRRAMVFLQSYGISPALAIRISRHYGDRTPEIVRENPYRLCDDLEGVGFKTADRIGLSLGIPPDSENRVKSAMTYILRDAAAASGHVYLPEAELCSASASLLNVPLTLCQQALRSLLVSGALHSETDEAEECRRVYLPYYRYAEQEVALMIRRLMTAIAPDKYAGISRAISSFEKRRNITFSPTQRQAIAGALENGVFVITGGPGTGKTTIINCILELLSKDNETVLCAPTGRAAKRMSEATGAEARTIHRLLEYGGEQGAFTRTDDNPLEADCVIADETSMIDLVLMRALLKAIRPGTRLILVGDADQLPSVGPGNVLGDILDSGEVPCVRLTEIYRQSGESQIVVNAHLINSGQMPVLNGKGTDFFFERKTALADAAQSITALVTSRLPGYLHYPEEERLALSVRNIQVLAPSRKGECGVNSLNLRLQEMLNPPAADKPQLQWGETIFRLGDKVIQTRNDYRLPWRRETSAGIEDGAGVFNGDIGFIIDVDPENHMLTVRFDEEREATYESGDLEDLEPAYCLSVHKSQGSEFPVVVMPVTPGPPMLLTRNLLYTALTRARSLVVLVGAEAVIRRMVENDHVIRRYTTLARRLIETRELVQ